The sequence tatatatatatatatatatatatatatatatatatatataaatttctTAAGAagttatttgaaattaaatgtgctaAATGTACAGTGTTTGGAAGGCTGTAGGTCTAGTTATAACCAAGGTCTAGTTATAATTATAGATCATAGGCAGATACAGGTGGACAGTGAAACCTAACAAAACACGTTGAATTTATAAATCCATCCAatttaatcagaaaaaaattcacagCAAAAGACCAAATTTACTGATCTAAACAAATAGATTTTTGGTGATTTATAGAAGTTTGTGTTAGGCACAAAAACTAGTTGGTTAggtacacaaaaaatattttggcaggagtgtatatactgtagattagtTATCAATGACATAGAAATGCATTTCCTTTTGATTTATAGGGTACAAAGTTGAACGTTCCATTTATATCAACACAGCAAAATATTGTTTAAAGCAGCAAGTCAATAGAGGGTATACCGCTCTTGGCATACCGTACTCTTTCATATGACAGCATCTTGTTCTGCAGGTGAACGTATgtggtgaaaacaaaaaaaatataaatcagtaAATTAAATGACTCTTATCTGTTGCTGTATTAGGACATCAGGGTTGGGCCTTTATGTTGTTCAGTAGCTCCTCACAACTGTACAAACCTAGCTCATAAAAAACATCTTCTCCCACTGCAAGTGATATTAGTTTATAGGAGGATAGTTGAATATCACAACCATGGTTAATTTTTACATCAGTCAGGGAAAGAACATGTTCCGAAGTTGGAACTATTATATAACAAGGGTTGATGAAGGAGATTGAGAATCAAACACGACTAACTTAAAAGTCTtgctttaattaaattttaatgtttaaggGTATTTATTTACGGATTGTCTAACACACAAACCAGCAAATACCATTCCAGtggctaaaaaacaaaacagaacacactAAATTAGCTACTATATTCTTCATTTGTTGGTCCAGTGCAGCACACACAGATCTTAGTTGCTGGTCATCACCTGGAAAGAACACAAAtggaaaagcatgaaaatgtttcagattTGTCCACTAGAGGTCGCCAGTGCAACTGTACCACGAAACGTCAATTTGTTCTTctaaaacaaactgtttttcatGAGTTCTATTTTAGTTACAAGGAAAAAGCTTGAAAccatctttcatcttttttaattttagaagCCACATTATAAAGATTTCATTGTAAAGCAGTAAACAGAGTGTTCCTGTCTccagaagatttttttaaaaagtcataaGGACTTCGGACGAGCATTAAACCATAAAGTCTTTTAACACTTACTCTGTTGATCCAGCCCATGTAGGCACTGACTCTGGTGAAGACAGAGGGCTTCTTGGGATAGTTACAGCCCATACTGGAGCCAAAGCTCACCACACCGTGGACGTCCCAGGAGCCATCAGAGTTCTGACAGTTCAGGGGACCGCCAGAGTCTCCCTGAAGTTTATGTAGAAGAAATAGATGTTAGAGTGAGGCCAAGAGTCACTTTTACAGAAGCTTTAATTCATCAGTCTACAAGAATCTTATTTACGTTGCAGCTAGccagctctccatctcctccggCACAAATCATGTTATTGGTGACCAAGCTGCCCCACCAGTCGCTCTTGCTGCAAACGGAGTGGCTGACCACAGGGAGAAGGGCCTGCTGCAGGACGTCAGCAATAGGACCTCCAgcttcagaagaaaaaaatgctacCTTATTTAAGGCCAAACCTATACCAAAACCCGGATCTCTAATCTCATTTCCATTCCTTCTCATAATAGAGtgagaagttgttttttttcaaagacgTTCTCTAAAAATCAATCAGTTTTGTCAATAGGTCATAGCTCCTAAGCTTGAAACTGGATTGAACCACTTGTCTAAATGGATGATATTCTATCTACTGTATCTTAAAACTGGAGATTTTTGCACTCACCTAGCTTAGGTAAGAAAATGCTTACAAAACATTTGAGGACATAAATGCTGCTCTGTATTTGCTTTCTTTTGGTGGAACTTACTCCAGAGACGGCCCCATCCGGTCACGTAGCAGGGGAAGTTGTGAGGCAGGATCTCTCCAGATGTGGGAAGACAGGCAGGCATGATTTGATCGGACAATTTGACTGGAGTTGACAGCTTGATCAAGGCAATGTCGTTACTGGAGCATGGATGCAAACCCAACATTTAGAAacgaaaaatgacaaaacatcaGCATGATATGTAAACTCTACGAGATGAAGGGAAGTGACTCACCGGATCCTGTAGGAGTCCCAGTTCTCATGAACGATGATCTTGGCAGGGCTGATGGCGATAGAGCCAGGCTCATTGTTCTTTAGGTTGTGTTTTCCCAGGTACACTCTGTAGGTGCGACTGCTGCTCAGCcagaaaatacacaaacatcTTTCAGGGTCACTTTGATGAAAAgatctatttaaaaaataatatctgTTCTCCATGTCCTAGTTCTTAGTTCTTAGTCCTAGTTCGTCTCATAGCCTCACCCGATGCAGTGGGCAGCCGTAAGAACCCACTGGCTGGAGAGCAGGGTGGCGCCGCAGGTGTGGTAGAAGTTGCTGCCACTTTTGTACTGCAGAGACGCCTGAGGAGGAGAAGCACATGAATGTTGAAGAAAATAGTCCAAAGCAGTGTGGAAGAGAGTGTATGAAGGTTTCAGACCTGCCAGGGCCAGCTTTTCTCACGGACATCGACT is a genomic window of Antennarius striatus isolate MH-2024 chromosome 2, ASM4005453v1, whole genome shotgun sequence containing:
- the LOC137610303 gene encoding chymotrypsin-like elastase family member 2A translates to MKLLILALFVAGAYGCGNPTFPPIVSRVVGGVDVREKSWPWQASLQYKSGSNFYHTCGATLLSSQWVLTAAHCIGSRTYRVYLGKHNLKNNEPGSIAISPAKIIVHENWDSYRIRNDIALIKLSTPVKLSDQIMPACLPTSGEILPHNFPCYVTGWGRLWTGGPIADVLQQALLPVVSHSVCSKSDWWGSLVTNNMICAGGDGELASCNGDSGGPLNCQNSDGSWDVHGVVSFGSSMGCNYPKKPSVFTRVSAYMGWINRVMTSN